The Phaeacidiphilus oryzae TH49 region GGGCAGGGCGCCCAGGGCGGACCGCCAGGCGGCCGGGGCCGAGGTGCAGTCGCAGTCGTGCAGCAGGATCGTGCCGCCGCCGCGCAGATTGCCGGTGACGGTGTCGAAGACGCTGTCCGGGGTGGCGGCCGCGCGCCAGTCCTGGCCCCAGCTGGTCCACAGCACCGGGCGCATGCCGAGGTCGCGGGCGGCGCACAGGGCGGACGCCGTGGCGATCCCGTACGGCGGGCGGTAGTGCCTGGGCAGCCGGCCGGTGGTGCCGGCGATCAGGTCGCGGGCCCTGGTCAGGTCGTCCCTGGTGGTCAGCGGGCCGCGGAGGAGCATCGGCCGGTGGAGCCAGCCGTGGACGCCGACCTCGTGGCCGCGGGCGACGATCTCCCGCGCCAGGCCCGGGTCCTTCTCCAGCATGAAGCCGAGGAGGAAGAAGGTGGCCTTGACGCCGGCCTTGTCCAGGGCGTCCAGGAAGCGCGGGGTGGAGAAGGCGTCCGGGCCGTCGTCGAAGGTCAGGGCGACGTGGTCGGAGTCGCCGACCCCGGCCAGCCGGGGCAGCAGCCGGGTGCGCAGCGGTTCGAGGGGCTGGATCGAGGTGAGCGCGGGGACGGCGTTGAGCGCCGCCAGACCGCCGGCCGCGGCGGCCGCGGCGCGGGCGAACGCCCTCACCGGGCCTGCTCCGCGACGGCGGCCAGGGCGGAGGTGCCCGCGACGGAGGAGGCTGTGGTGCTGCTCGGGCCGGGCATGGTGCTGGTGTTCCTCTCGTCCGCGACGACCGGCACGCGTCCCCGGGCGCCGACGCCGGCGGCCTCCAGTACGGCCGCGACCGGGTCCGCACCGGGGAGCGTGACGACGGAGCGTACCCCCGTCTGGTGAGGGGAACGGTATGACTCGTGGGTGAGGAACGCCTCTTCGAGGGCCTCGCCGAGGCCGTCCGGGCTGCGCACCCAGCGGGCCACGCCCGCCTCGTCCAGGGCGGCCGAGTTGGTGAGGCCGTGGCCCGGTATCGAACGGTAGGTGATCACCGGCAGCCCGGAATTCACCGCTTCGAGTACCGAGATCCCGCCCGCGTTCTGCACCAGGACGTCGGCGGCGTGCATCAGCGAGGGCATGTCCTCCACCCAGCCGTGGACGTGCCGGAGGCCGGAGGCGAGGAGGCGCTCGCGCAGCTCCTCGTTGCGGCCGCAGACCACCACGCAGGTGGTGCCGGTGCGGGTGGCCTCGATGTCGGCGACCGTGCGCTCGATCTCGCCGGCCCCCCAGGAGCCGCCGACCAGCAGGGCCAGGCGGGCGTCCTGGGGCAGGCCCCAGCGGACGCGGGCGGCGGCCCGCAGCGCGGGGGTGCCGGGGGTGAAGCGGCGGTCGACGACGGGGGCGACCACGGTGACCCCGGCCGCGCCGGCCTCCTGCGCCTGCGCGCCGGGCACCTGGTGCACCGCGAGGTTGCGGTCCACGCCCTCGGCGACCCAGACCCGGTGGACCGAGAAGTCCGTGAGGTAGGTGACCGCCGGGACGTCCAGGCTGCCCTGCGCCCGCATCCGGCCGAGGGCCTGCGCGGCCAGCGGGTAGGTGGCGACGGCGACCGTGGGGCGGCGCACCTGGCCGGCGGCGGCAGCGGCCCCGGAGAACCCCGCGGCCCTGGTTCCCCCGGACGCCTTGGAGGTGCCCGCGACCCGGCGGCGCATGGCGCGGCCGGCCAGCATGGTGACCAGGCGGGCCTGCAGCCGCACCGCGGGGCCGTTGTCGATCGCGCGGTAGAGCGCGGTCCACGACCACGGGGCGCTGGACAGCATCCGCTGGTAGGAGTTGAGCACCATGCGGCCCACCGGGCCGGGCAGGGTGTCCAGGAAGTCGCAGCGCTCGACCTCTACTCCGGCCTCGCCGAGGCGGGCGGCCAGCTCGGCGGCGACCGCGTCGTGTCCCGCGCCGACCCGGGCGGAGAAGATCACCGCGCGGGGGGACGGGGCGGGGCGGCCGGCTCCGGCCGGAGTCGCCCCCTGCGCGGCGGCCCGCAGGCGCCGGCCACGACGCGTGCCGCGGCGCTGTGCAGGGAGTGAGATCAGCTCGCCCAAGGTTCTTCCGCCGTTCTTCCGTTCGGTCACCGGTGGGAGATCACCGGCCGGTGGGGACCACCGGTCGTTACGGGGGCGGATCCAAGCTAACGAGGGGATTCGCCCAGGAAGAGCGACCGGGGAATGATTCACGGCAGCCGGTCGGGTAGTCCCGCTGACGCACGATCGAGCGCGTGTACTCCTCTGGGAGTACGGGAGACGGTGGGGTCATCCCCAGGGGGAACCCTGCGGCCATCCGGAAGGCGCTGTCTCGCGCCGCCGGGGGGCCCGCCCTAGCGTGGGGCGATGGTTCACGTACTGAGCAGTCGGATCCTGCTGCGCCCGACCGACCTGGAGCGCAGTCGTGCCTTCTACCGGGACGTCCTGGGGCTGGAGATCTACCGGGAGTTCGGGCCGTGGGAGGAGCGCGGCACGGTCTTCTTCCTGGGCGGGGGCTACCTGGAGGTGTCCGGGCGAACCGAACCGCCGGAGTCGCCCGCCGGGCCGGGGATGCGGCTGTGGCTCCAGGTCCCGGACATCGAGGAGGCCCGGCGGCAGATCACCGAGGCCGGCGCGGACATCCTCCGCGAGCCGCGCAGGGAGCCGTGGGGGCTGCTGGAGATGTGGCTCGCGGATCCGGACGGGGTGCGGATCTGCGTCGTGGAGGTCCCGGCGGACCATCCCATGCGGTACCGCCCCTAGCGACCGCCCCTAGCGCCGGGGACTCGGGCGGGGTCGTCGGCCGGGGTCGTCGGCCGGGGTCGTCGGCCGGGCTGCTTCCGTGCGCCCCCTTCTGCGCCCCTGCTGGAGGGGAACCTGCTCGTCGAGGGTTGATCGTGAGGTCCCGCGAGCACGGAGGAGCCGATGCACGAACCCGCGGCGGTGGGCTGGCTGCTGGTCGCGCTCTGCGGAGCGATCGGGACGTACTGCGTGGCACGGCTCTGCTCGCGGGCGCCGAGGGAGGCGGCGGAGCGGCACGCCGACGCGGCCGAGGGGCTGATGGCCGCCGGGATGGTGGTGATGGCGGTCCCGGGCGGGCTGGGGATGCGGGTACCGGTGGCGATCTGGGCGGGGGTGTTCGGGGCGGCGCTGCTGTGGGTCCTGGTGGCCGGGGCGGTAGCGGCGCTGGAGGCGTCTCCGGGGCGCGTGCGGCTGCCGCGCGCGGGCTGCGGGCGCCGCCCGCACCGGGCGCACCACCTCTACCACGTGGTGGGGATGGCGGCGATGGTCTACATGGCGGTGGCGGCGGCCCGGGCGCTGGACGGGACACACGGGACGGACGGCATGGCGGGCATGGCCGGGATGGCCGGGATGCCGGCCCAGGCCGCCGGGGTGCCCGCGGTGACCGGGGCGCTGCTCCTCTTCTTCGGCGGGTACGCGGTGTGGCAGGGCTGCCGGCTGGTCTCCGCGGGCGCCGCCGTCCGGGATCCGGGGGGTCCGCCCGGGGCGCTGTTCGGCGGGGTCGCGGGCCGGAGGTGTGCCGGATGGCGATGGGGCTGTCGATGCTGTCCATGCTGCTGGCGCTCTGAGCGCGGCGTGGCGTCGATCACGCCTGCGGGGAAAGCGGTACCGCCTGCGGCGGGCGGCGCCTAGGTTGGGCGGTGCGCGCGGTGCTGCGCGCCCCTGGTACGGCTCCGTGGAGGTCCGCGATGAGCGTGCTGCCGTTTCTTCTGGTGGCGTGCGTCGTGCTGGCCTGGAGCGGTCCGGTGGTGCTCACCGGCGCCCGCTGGACGGACCGGGAGCCCGTGCTCGGCCTGCTGCTGTGGCAGGCGCTGGTCGGCGCGGTGCTGCTGAGCTGCGCCCTCTCCCTCGCGCTGAGCCTGGCCGCGGCCTGGCCTGCCGCCCACGCGATCCTCTTCACCGGGGCCCCGCGCAGCGTGGCCGCCGCGTACGGGATCGTCTGGGCGCGGCAGTGGGTGGCGGCCGGGGCCGTGCTCCTCGCGTTCGGCGGCGTCCGCACCCTTCTCGCGCTGAACTCCGAGTTCCGCGGGCAGCGGGCTTGGCGGCGGCGCCGGGCAAGCGAGTTGACGGAGCGTGCGCCGAGGCTGCCACGGGCTCTGGAGACGGACGGCGCTCCCGGAGGCGGGCGCCGCGGCCGCGGGCCGCGTGAGCGAGAGCGGCTGGTGGTGCTGGAGAACTCCGCCGCGGAGGCCTGGTCGCTGCCCGGTCCCGCCGCGCACCTGGTGGTCACCACGGGGGCGCTGCGGCGGCTCTCCGACCGCGAGTTGGCCGCCGTCCTCGCCCATGAGCGCGGCCACGTGCGGGCGCGCCACCACTGGCTGCTGCAGAGCGCGCAGGCGCTGGCCTCGGCCTTTCCCGGGGCGCGGATCTTCACCGACTTCCTTGACGAGACCGGCCGGCTGGTGGAGCTGGCCGCCGATGACGCGGCGTCACGTCGGCACGGGCGGCTGGCGACCGCGCTGGCGCTGGTGGAGCTGAACGAGGCGCGCGGGGTCTTCGGCGGCTGCTACCCGCGTCATCTCTCCGAGCTGCCGCACCGGGTGGACCGGCTGCTGGCCGGGGAGCGGCGGCTGTCGCTGGCCCGGCGGCTGCGGCTGACGGCCGCCGCGGTGGCGGCCCCGGCCGTGCCGATCGTCCTGGCGCTGGCGCCGGGGCTGCGTGCGCTGCTGTTCCGCGGCTAGCCATCGCCGGGCCCCCGGAAGGGCTGAACCACGGAGTGCCGGGCAGGCGTCATCACCAGGGGGGACCTTTCGGGGGGATGAGAATCGGGTGAGGGTGATGGGGCCTCAGAACGTCGCGGTGTACGGGTGTTGGGCCTCGTCAGGCCGTGGGGCGGGGGTGGCGTGGGGTCCTCCGGCTGACGCAAGCAGGAGTCCGATCGCGAACTCCCGCGCTACTCTTCTGAGGAACTGTCCGTGGCCGAGTACCCGGTGCCGTCGGCTGGCCGGGGCGTGGTACGTAGTCGGGTGATTCGAGCGTGACGGTCTTCTTGCTGGGAGTGGGCGCGGCCCTCTTCCTGGGCCTGGGTTTCGTGCTCCAGCAGCACGCGGCGCAGCGCGCTCCGCGGGCCGACATCCTGTCCTTCCGGCTGCTCCTCGACCTGATGCGGGTGCCGGAATGGCTGCTCGGCATCCTCTTCATGGTGATCGGCCAGGTGCTCAGCGCGATGGCGCTGGCGCAGGGCCGGATCTCGCTGGTGGAACCGCTGTTGGCGACGAACCTGCTGTTCGCCATGGGCTCCGCCCGGCTGCTCACCAGACAGACCCTGGGCCGGGCCGGCTGGGGCGGCGTGCTCCTGCTGGCCGGCGGCGTGACCACGTTCATCATGGCCGGCCAGCCGCAGGGCGGCGGCGTGGAGGCGGACGCGCTGCGGCACTGGCTGGTCTTCGGGGTGGTGGCCGGCCTCGGCCTGCTGCTGGTCTCGATCGCCAAGCGGCTGCCGGTCTTCGAGGAGGCCACGCTGCTCGCCCTGGCCGCCGGGCTGCTCTACGGCCTGCAGGACGCGCTGACCCGGCTGACCAGCATCCGCTTCGACCACGGCGGCCTGGCCCTGACCGTCACCAGCTGGCAGCCGTACGCCGTGGTGGGGATCGGCGTGGTCGGGCTGGTCCTGGTGCAGAGCGCCTTCGAGTCCGCGCCGCTGAAGATGTCGCTGCCCGCGCTGACCGCGGCCCAGCCGCTGGCCGGGATCGCCTGCGGGGTCGGCTTCCTGGGCGACCGGCTGCGGGTCACCCCGGGGGCGATGGCCTGGGAGGCGATCGGGCTGCTCTGCATCGTCCTCGGCGTGGTGGTGATCGGGCGCCATCCCGCCCTGCCGGACGCCTGCGTGCTGGAGGCGGCGAAGACCGTCGAGGGGGCGCCCTCGGCCGGCCGGGCCGTCGCCGGCGGCATCCGCCGCCCCAGCGGGGCGGTGGCCTCGCGGGCCGCGCGCCGGGAGCCGGCGCGGGCGGCCGGACGCCGCTGACCGCTCACTCCCCCGCCTTCGCTCGGGGAAACCGAAGAAGGCGGCGCTGATCCCCCGTGTCAGCGCCGCCGTACTCCGGCCGAGTGGCTTGCACAGTATATTGGCTGGCAGCCAATCAGCGTACGGAGAACGATGTCACCAAGGCGCGCAGCAGTCAACGAGGCGATGCGAACACGTTCTCGCCAGAGCATCATGCAGGCGACCGTGGAGCTGGTCGGAGAGCGGGGATACGGCGAGACCACCCTCGGCGACATCGCCAAGCGCGCCGGCGTGGCCCGCGGGCTGGTCTCGTACTACTTCCCCAGCAAGCGGTATCTGCTGCAGAACGCCGTCCACCGGCTGATGCATCTGACCCTCGGGGCCGCGCTGGACGATCTCCCCGCGGACGCCGGGCCGGAGGAGCGGATGTCCCGCACCATCGACGCGATCCTCGGGATCGCGGTGGTGCGGCCGCTGCTGATGCGCACCCACCTGGCGTTCATCCTCGCCCCGGACGCGGACGGCTTCGTCGAGGACCCGGAGCAGCAGCAGCTCGGCCGGCTGCTGCAGGGGGTGCTGGCGGGGCGGACCGGCTCGCGCGATCCGGTGGCGGAGCACGCCGTGCTGCGCAGCGCCCTGATGGGCGGCTGCATGGGGCTGCTGCTGCCGAACGCGGAGACCCCGCTGCTGCCGATCCGGGCGGATCTGTACGCGCGCTACGGGCTGGACCCGCTGGTCGGGCGGAAGCCCTATCTTCCGCCGGCGGAGCTGCCGTGGGCTGCGGCGGAGACGGTGGAGGTCGGGCCGGTGGAGGTCGGGCCGGTGGACGCGGCGGCGCCCGGCGGGCGGGTGGAGTAGAGCCCGGCCGGGCGGCGCCGCGGGGCGGCCGCCCGGCTCAGAAGTCCTTGCGGATGTCCGCGAGGAGGTCGGGCGTGGTGTCCGGGGGCTGGCTGTCCACCGAGAGGCGCTCCATCACCTGGATGTACTGGTCCACGTCGTCCCGCTTGTCCAGGTAGAGCGCGCTGGTCAGCTGCTCGATGTAGACGACGTCGGAGACGTCCTCGTCGGGGAAGCGGAGGATGGTGAACGCCCCGCTCTCGGCCGCGTGGCCGCCGAACCGGAAGGGCATCACCTGCACCACCACGTTGGGCAGCTCGGAGGCGTCGATCAGCTTCTGGATCTGCCCCTTCATCACCTTCGGGCCACCGACCGGGCGGCGCAGCGCGGCCTCGTCGATGATCGCCCAGAGCCGCGGGCCCGAGCCGTCCTCGAGGAGCTTCTGCCGGCGCATCCGGAGGTTGATCCGGCGGGCGACCTCCTCCTCGGCGAGCCCGGGGCGGTTGAGGTTCATGATGGCCCGCGCGTACTCCTCGGTCTGCAGCAGACCGGGGATGAACTGCACCTCGTAGGTGCGGACCAGGGACGCGGCCTCCTCCAGTCCGACGAAGGTCTGGAACCAGTTGGGCATGGCGTCGCTGAAGCTGTGCCACCAGCCCGACTTGTTCGCCTCGCGGACCAGCCCGAGGAGGGCCTCGCGCTCGTCGACATCGTCGATCCCGTAAAGACTGAGGAGGTCCGCCACGTCACGCTCCTTGAAGCTGACCCGTCCCAGTTCCATGCGGCTGATCTTCGACTCGGAAGCCCTGATCGCGTATCCCGCGTCCTCGCGGGTGATCCCCTTCGCCTCCCGGAGCCGGCGCAGCTGTGAGCCGAGGAGAATGCGGCGCACCATCGAGCCGCTCCCCGACTGAACCGTCGTCATCCGTCGAACCTCCACCCGAAGAAATCAGCGCACAGTCTGCCACTTTCCGGCTGCGAAGGGTGCCGGTCCGCGGATCTTCGCTGCTAGAGAGGACGGTACCGCGTGCACGTGCATCCGCGCGCGCAGATGCACTAACCCCACATGCACGTGAATCGGCTCTTGCATCTGATGTGTGCAGAGAGGACCATGGTGCACGTGCACATGCACGCCCACTGGAAGCCTGGTGGCAGCTCGGAGGTGTCCCCCGGATGAGCCCCGCGGGTCCAGCGGTGTCAGCGCCCTTATGGGAGGAGCTCTTCATGGGCGCGAGCCCGGCGGTGGCGGCCGACCCGGACGTGGTCAGCTGCACTCTCACCCCTCGCCACGACTCGGTCCGGCATGCGCGTGAGTTCACCCGGAGCACCTTGCGGCGCTGGGGACTTGACGCCCTGTTCGACGACGTCGCCCTGGTGGCCTCCGAACTGGTCACCAACGCCCTGCGCCATGGAGTCGGACTGCAGATGCCCGGCTCCGCCCCCCCGACCCCCGGAACCCTGCCGATAAGACTCAGCCTGGTCCGCCGCGAACCGCAGGTGGTCTGCGCGGTGAGCGACCCGAGCAGCGCGGGGCCGGTCGCCCGCAAGCCGGGATGCCTGGACTTCGAGTCGGAGTCCGGACGCGGCCTGCAGCTGGTGGCCTCGTTCAGCCAGTCCTGGGGATGGCACCCCGTGGCGGCCGGCAAGGTCGTCTGGGCCCTCTTCATGGACCCTTCGCACGCCGGCGGCTGAACCGCACCGGATCTCCCGCCCTGCCCGACCGCGACCGAGGAGCGCGGTCGGGCAGGGCGGGCTTCGCCGCCGCTTCTCCTTGTTCTTGTGTCCCCGAAATCCCGGTGTCCCCGATGCGCCACTCCGGCGCCCGCGGACGCCGCAGACGCGAACGGGGCCGCCTGCGGCGGGTGGTACCGCCGGCGGCCCCGTCGGAGAGCGGGTTCTCGTGCTGCGATCGCTGGGGGTCCTGGATCAGTCGGCCACTCCGACCAGGTGGTCGAACTCTCCGTCCTTGGCCCCGAGAAGAAGGGCGACGATCTCGGCACGGGTGTAGACGAGTGCCGGGCCCTCGGGGAAACGGGAGTTGCGGACGGCGACGTCGCCGCCGGGAAGCCGGGCGAGCTCGACGCACTGCCCCTGCGAGTTGCTGTGCCGGCTCTTCTGCCAGGTCACGCCGGATATTTCGGCCGCTGACATGCCGTTGTACGGCTGGCGCATCACTACTCTCCCTCGGGACTGGGTACCCGCCTCACAGCACGTGATGATAGCGCTTGTGCAACTGCACGTGCATGCGCTTGTGCTTGTGCACGTGCTTGTACCCAGGGTGACAACTTCCATGCGGAGCTTGGTTGTTGACGGTTCGTAAGTGGGCAAATCGGGTCGGACCGGCGACGCTCTGTGGTGGCCCTCGGGCGAGATCACGAAGGGCCGATGCGATTCGGTCGCAAATGATCACCGGAAACGGTGGAAACGGTGACGTAGCGTCAACAGCGAAAGGCGGACGGAGCGGTGGCGGCGAGGCGAAATCGGCGGTGTGAGGCGCACCACTCCGCCGTTCGGATGTGCGCGTTCCATGATCGACACATGGGCACGGCATGGGCACCGCATGGGCACGGCATGGTCGGCACAGCGGTTCCCGAGGTGCGGAGCGATGTCGAGGGCGCGGACCTGCCGACCGCGCGGCGGCGGACCGTGCGTATGACCTACCATCGTCCGTCATGAGCTCTGCCGCCAATCCGGGCACGCCGTTGCCCGTCCGCACGCCCGGCTCCCGAGCGCGGGGGCGCCACCGCCGTCCGGAACGGCCCGAGATACCCGCGGGCGCGCCGTCACTCCTGCTCGCCATCCCGGCGCCGGCGGGACCCGAGGTCCGGGCGGTCGTCGAGGAGATCGTCTCCGTGGTCCGCGGAGAGCAGTTCGGGATCGACATCCGGGCCGGGTATCTGAGCCGGCCGGCCGCCGCGGATGGTGGCGCCGGCACCGGTGGGGGCGATCCAGTCGAGGGGGGCTCCGAGTCGGATTCTGGGGTTTCGGTCGACGGTGAGCCGACCGCGTCGGCCGAACCGGCCGCGCCAGTCGAGGGGGCACCGGCGGTCGAGGAGTCCGCCGGGGCCGCCGAACTCGACCCGCGGGACTACCCGCTGATCACCGAGCTGCTCGCGCAGGCGCGGGACGCCGAGCTGCCGCCGCCGATCGTGGTGCCGCTGCTGGCGGGGCCCGCGGGGGACGTCCACAACGCCGTGGAGGCCGCGCTGGCGGGCTCCGGGGCGCAGCTGGTCGACGTCCTGGGCCCGCATCCGCTGCTCGCCGAGGCCGTCCATGTGCGGCTCTCCGAGGCGGGGCTGGCCCGGGCGGACCGGGCGCGGCTCTTCACCATCAACACCGCCGCGGACGGGGTCGTGCTGGCCACCGTCGGCGGCCACGAAGGCATGCAGCAGGCCCAGTCGGTGACCGGGGTGCTGCTGGCCGCGCGGCTGGCCGTGCCGGTGCTGGCGGCCGCGCTGGACGTGCCGGGGTCGGTCGCGGCCGCGGTCGAGCAGCTGCGGGCGGCGGGGTGTGCGCGGCCGGCGCTGGCGCCGTTCCTGATCGGCCCGGAGGCTCGGCCGGGGGCACTTGAGGCCGCGGCCGAGGAGGCCGGGTGCCCGCTGGCTGCGCCGCTGGGGGCGTACCCCGGGGTCGCCCGGCTGGTGCTTGGCGCCTACCTGGGTGCCATCGGGGTGGAGATGGAGCAGCCGGCGCAGCCGGCGCCGATGGGGTAGGTCGGGTCCTCGCTTTCGCGCTGAGCGCGGGGCGGGGCTCGGGGCGTGCTGGTTCTCCGCCCCGAGCCCCGCCCCTTTTGCGTGCGAGAACGGGCCCGCGGGGCTCCCGGGCGGCAGCCCCGGCTAGGCGAGTTGGCGGCGGGTCAGGGCGTGGAAGGGGCCGGTGGGGTCGGCGAGGAGGGTGGCCGGGGGGCCTTGCTGGACCACCCGGCCGGCGTCCAGGACCAGGACGCGGTCGGCGTCGAGGATGGTGGAGAGGCGGTGGGCGATGACGATACGGGTGGTCTTCATCGCGCGGGTGGAGTTGATGATGATGCGCTGGGTCGCGTTGTCCAGGGCGCTGGTCGCCTCGTCCAGATAGAGGATCCGGGGGCGGCGGATCAGGGCCTGGGCGATCATCAGGCGCTGCCGCTGGCCGCCGGAGACCGAGCCGCCGCCGTCCGAGAGGACGGTGTGCATCCCCATCGGCATGGCGCGGATGTCGTCGGCCAGGCCGGCCATCTCCGCGGCCTGCCAGGCCTCTTCGAGGGTGAACTGCTCGGTGCCGCAGATACAGTCCAGGATGGAGCCGGTCAGCGGCTGGGCGTTCTGCAGGACGACTCCGCACTGCCGGCGGACCATCGACTGGTCGAGGGCGGAGAGGTCCTGGCCGTCGTAGAGGACCGCGCCCGAGGTCGGCGCGTCGAAGCCGATCAGAAGGCGGAGGAGGGTGGACTTCCCGGAGCCGCTGGCGCCGACGACGGCGACGAACTCGCCCGGCTGGACGGAGAAGGTGACGTCGTCCAGGACCAGGGGCGCGTCCGCCGAGTAGCGGTAGGTGAGGGAGCGGGCCTCGACGGCGCCGGTGAGCTCGCCGGGGGCGACCGCGCCGGCCGGGACCTCGGGGGCGGCCCGGAGGATCGGCTTCACCTGCTCGTACATCGGCAGCACGGAGACCGCCGAGATCAGCGCGTTGGTGACCTGGGTGACCGAGGTCAGCAGCATGGTGACGGCGCTGTTGAAGGTCAGGAAGGCGCTGGCGGAGAGGCTGCCCCGGGCCGGTCCCGCCAGCACCATGAACATGATCAAGGTGGCCAGCGGGAGGTAGACCGCGTTGGTGATCGAGATGATGTTCTTCATCCGGCCGACCCGCTGCTGGAGTTCCCGGCTCTTGGCGAACTCCTCGGCCCAGGCGGCGTAGGCGAAGCTCTCGGCGGCGGCCACCCGTAGCTTGGGCAGGCCGCGGAGGGTCTGGAAGGCGCGGTTGTTGAGCTTGTTGTTGAGCACCACCAGCTTGCGCTGCCACCAGAGTTGGCGCAGCCCGAGGGAGAGGAAGACGGCCGCGATCACGGCCAGCATGGCCAGCGTCAGAAGGGTCAGCGGCACGCTGAACCAGAGCAGCATGACCAGGTTGACCATGCCGATGGTGCCGGCCTGCACGGTGACCGAGCTGATCCCGGAGAGCACCCGGCGCATGCTGCTGATGCCCATGGCGGCGCTGGCCAGTTCGCCGGTCGAGCGGCCGGCGAAGAAGCGGGTGGGCAGCCGCAGCACGCGGTCCCAGATCGCCGACTGCAGGGTCGCCTCGATCCGTCCCTCGATGCGGAGGACGGCGACGTTCTCCAGGAGGGAGAAGAAGGCGGAGACGACGGTGGCTGCGATCACGGCCACGGCGGTCAGGACGATCGGGTTCTTCTCGGCGTGGGGGACGTACTCGCCGAGCACCCGGCCCGTCGCGAGCGGGACCAGGGTGCCGAGGAGGACCGCGACCAGGCCGCCGATCACGAGGTTGCGGAGGTCCGAGCGGTTGCCGTGGAAGGCGAACCCGGCCAGCCGGAGGGGGCTCAACGGGCGGGTGGGCAGCGGGCGGTAGAACATCACCGCGCGGGAGGCGTAGCGGCGGGCGGCGTCCGCGCCGAGGCGGGTGCGGGTGCCGGCGGCCGGGTCCACGGCCTCGTAGCGGCCCCGGCGCCAGAGGAGGGCGACCGGCCGGCCGGACTCCGTCTCCTCGCCCTCGGGGGCGGACCGGGAGTCGGTGCGGCGGAGGCCGAGGAGGGGGCCCGCGTTCTCCTTCCACCAGTTGCCGGCGAGCTTGACCTCGCGGATCCGGCAGCCGGAGGCGAGGGCGATCCGCTCCACGGGGTCGATCCGGCCGCCCCCTCCCCCGGCGGCCCCGGAGGCCGGCGCCTCGACGGTGATCCCCGCGGCCTCGCCGACCAGGCGGGCGGCGGCGAGCACGGCACCCTCGTCCGC contains the following coding sequences:
- a CDS encoding polysaccharide deacetylase family protein; translation: MRAFARAAAAAAGGLAALNAVPALTSIQPLEPLRTRLLPRLAGVGDSDHVALTFDDGPDAFSTPRFLDALDKAGVKATFFLLGFMLEKDPGLAREIVARGHEVGVHGWLHRPMLLRGPLTTRDDLTRARDLIAGTTGRLPRHYRPPYGIATASALCAARDLGMRPVLWTSWGQDWRAAATPDSVFDTVTGNLRGGGTILLHDCDCTSAPAAWRSALGALPRLVEHCRDRGWRLGPIAEHGLRPA
- a CDS encoding M56 family metallopeptidase: MSVLPFLLVACVVLAWSGPVVLTGARWTDREPVLGLLLWQALVGAVLLSCALSLALSLAAAWPAAHAILFTGAPRSVAAAYGIVWARQWVAAGAVLLAFGGVRTLLALNSEFRGQRAWRRRRASELTERAPRLPRALETDGAPGGGRRGRGPRERERLVVLENSAAEAWSLPGPAAHLVVTTGALRRLSDRELAAVLAHERGHVRARHHWLLQSAQALASAFPGARIFTDFLDETGRLVELAADDAASRRHGRLATALALVELNEARGVFGGCYPRHLSELPHRVDRLLAGERRLSLARRLRLTAAAVAAPAVPIVLALAPGLRALLFRG
- a CDS encoding DMT family transporter, with protein sequence MTVFLLGVGAALFLGLGFVLQQHAAQRAPRADILSFRLLLDLMRVPEWLLGILFMVIGQVLSAMALAQGRISLVEPLLATNLLFAMGSARLLTRQTLGRAGWGGVLLLAGGVTTFIMAGQPQGGGVEADALRHWLVFGVVAGLGLLLVSIAKRLPVFEEATLLALAAGLLYGLQDALTRLTSIRFDHGGLALTVTSWQPYAVVGIGVVGLVLVQSAFESAPLKMSLPALTAAQPLAGIACGVGFLGDRLRVTPGAMAWEAIGLLCIVLGVVVIGRHPALPDACVLEAAKTVEGAPSAGRAVAGGIRRPSGAVASRAARREPARAAGRR
- a CDS encoding VOC family protein → MVHVLSSRILLRPTDLERSRAFYRDVLGLEIYREFGPWEERGTVFFLGGGYLEVSGRTEPPESPAGPGMRLWLQVPDIEEARRQITEAGADILREPRREPWGLLEMWLADPDGVRICVVEVPADHPMRYRP
- a CDS encoding ATP-binding protein, encoding MGASPAVAADPDVVSCTLTPRHDSVRHAREFTRSTLRRWGLDALFDDVALVASELVTNALRHGVGLQMPGSAPPTPGTLPIRLSLVRREPQVVCAVSDPSSAGPVARKPGCLDFESESGRGLQLVASFSQSWGWHPVAAGKVVWALFMDPSHAGG
- a CDS encoding glycosyltransferase, with translation MIFSARVGAGHDAVAAELAARLGEAGVEVERCDFLDTLPGPVGRMVLNSYQRMLSSAPWSWTALYRAIDNGPAVRLQARLVTMLAGRAMRRRVAGTSKASGGTRAAGFSGAAAAAGQVRRPTVAVATYPLAAQALGRMRAQGSLDVPAVTYLTDFSVHRVWVAEGVDRNLAVHQVPGAQAQEAGAAGVTVVAPVVDRRFTPGTPALRAAARVRWGLPQDARLALLVGGSWGAGEIERTVADIEATRTGTTCVVVCGRNEELRERLLASGLRHVHGWVEDMPSLMHAADVLVQNAGGISVLEAVNSGLPVITYRSIPGHGLTNSAALDEAGVARWVRSPDGLGEALEEAFLTHESYRSPHQTGVRSVVTLPGADPVAAVLEAAGVGARGRVPVVADERNTSTMPGPSSTTASSVAGTSALAAVAEQAR
- a CDS encoding DUF5134 domain-containing protein produces the protein MHEPAAVGWLLVALCGAIGTYCVARLCSRAPREAAERHADAAEGLMAAGMVVMAVPGGLGMRVPVAIWAGVFGAALLWVLVAGAVAALEASPGRVRLPRAGCGRRPHRAHHLYHVVGMAAMVYMAVAAARALDGTHGTDGMAGMAGMAGMPAQAAGVPAVTGALLLFFGGYAVWQGCRLVSAGAAVRDPGGPPGALFGGVAGRRCAGWRWGCRCCPCCWRSERGVASITPAGKAVPPAAGGA
- a CDS encoding DUF397 domain-containing protein; the encoded protein is MRQPYNGMSAAEISGVTWQKSRHSNSQGQCVELARLPGGDVAVRNSRFPEGPALVYTRAEIVALLLGAKDGEFDHLVGVAD
- a CDS encoding TetR/AcrR family transcriptional regulator is translated as MRTRSRQSIMQATVELVGERGYGETTLGDIAKRAGVARGLVSYYFPSKRYLLQNAVHRLMHLTLGAALDDLPADAGPEERMSRTIDAILGIAVVRPLLMRTHLAFILAPDADGFVEDPEQQQLGRLLQGVLAGRTGSRDPVAEHAVLRSALMGGCMGLLLPNAETPLLPIRADLYARYGLDPLVGRKPYLPPAELPWAAAETVEVGPVEVGPVDAAAPGGRVE
- a CDS encoding helix-turn-helix domain-containing protein — translated: MTTVQSGSGSMVRRILLGSQLRRLREAKGITREDAGYAIRASESKISRMELGRVSFKERDVADLLSLYGIDDVDEREALLGLVREANKSGWWHSFSDAMPNWFQTFVGLEEAASLVRTYEVQFIPGLLQTEEYARAIMNLNRPGLAEEEVARRINLRMRRQKLLEDGSGPRLWAIIDEAALRRPVGGPKVMKGQIQKLIDASELPNVVVQVMPFRFGGHAAESGAFTILRFPDEDVSDVVYIEQLTSALYLDKRDDVDQYIQVMERLSVDSQPPDTTPDLLADIRKDF